The following are from one region of the Biomphalaria glabrata chromosome 12, xgBioGlab47.1, whole genome shotgun sequence genome:
- the LOC106053671 gene encoding isochorismatase domain-containing protein 1-like isoform X2 produces the protein MIIIPLIHTTNTVKQTEASRILEIPLIVTEQYPKGLGSTVPEVNIANAVGVFPKTKFSMVIPEVEEKLKTLCSGNVRHVILCGIETHVCVQQTVIDLLSKGIEVHVVADAVSSRSQMDRIFALERFRQMGAIVTTSEAVLLQLVGDKDHPKFKEIQGIIMVSAPESGLVNKL, from the exons ATGATTATCATACCACTgatacacacaacaaacactgtGAAACAG ACAGAAGCATCAAGAATATTGGAAATCCCTTTGATTGTCACAGAACAG TACCCAAAAGGTCTTGGCAGCACTGTGCCTGAAGTTAATATTGCCAATGCAGTTGGAGTGTTTCCAAAGACCAAGTTTAGTATGGTCATACCAGAAGTTGAGGAAAAGTTGAAGACATTATGTTCAGGAAATGTTCGGCATGTCATTTTATGTGGAATTGAG ACACATGTGTGTGTGCAACAAACTGTTATCGACCTATTAAGTAAAGGCATTGAAGTTCATGTGGTTGCTGATGCTGTTTCATCCAGGAGTCAGATGGATAGAATTTTTGCTTTAGAG cGCTTCAGACAAATGGGGGCAATAGTGACAACCAGTGAAGCTGTATTGTTACAGTTGGTAGGGGACAAAGACCATCCAAAGTTTAAAGAGATTCAAGGCATCATTATGGTCTCAGCACCTGAATCTGGTTTAGTCAATAAATTGTAG
- the LOC106053671 gene encoding isochorismatase domain-containing protein 1-like isoform X1, whose protein sequence is MANKKLGNIKLNETVLFVCDIQDKFRNAVKYFIEIAQIANRLTEASRILEIPLIVTEQYPKGLGSTVPEVNIANAVGVFPKTKFSMVIPEVEEKLKTLCSGNVRHVILCGIETHVCVQQTVIDLLSKGIEVHVVADAVSSRSQMDRIFALERFRQMGAIVTTSEAVLLQLVGDKDHPKFKEIQGIIMVSAPESGLVNKL, encoded by the exons ATGGCTAATAAAAAATTGGGAAATATCAAGTTAAACGAAACCGTTCTATTTGTGTGTGATATTCAAGACAAATTCAGAAATGctgttaaatattttattgaaatagCCCAGATTGCCAATCGACTG ACAGAAGCATCAAGAATATTGGAAATCCCTTTGATTGTCACAGAACAG TACCCAAAAGGTCTTGGCAGCACTGTGCCTGAAGTTAATATTGCCAATGCAGTTGGAGTGTTTCCAAAGACCAAGTTTAGTATGGTCATACCAGAAGTTGAGGAAAAGTTGAAGACATTATGTTCAGGAAATGTTCGGCATGTCATTTTATGTGGAATTGAG ACACATGTGTGTGTGCAACAAACTGTTATCGACCTATTAAGTAAAGGCATTGAAGTTCATGTGGTTGCTGATGCTGTTTCATCCAGGAGTCAGATGGATAGAATTTTTGCTTTAGAG cGCTTCAGACAAATGGGGGCAATAGTGACAACCAGTGAAGCTGTATTGTTACAGTTGGTAGGGGACAAAGACCATCCAAAGTTTAAAGAGATTCAAGGCATCATTATGGTCTCAGCACCTGAATCTGGTTTAGTCAATAAATTGTAG
- the LOC106053669 gene encoding acetoacetyl-CoA synthetase-like → MITSESENSLTNSKDHDSTRKPQQMWAPKNDKITQMDKLRELINQKYGVQFNSYRDLHRWSCDNYPEFWGEVWAYADIIHSKPYDEVIDKKLNISAIPEWFKGSRLNFAENLLRYDDDKVAIYATGEGQNEIKQKTFRELRQSVAQFASAMKKYGVEKGDRVVGYIPNCMEAVECMLAASSIGAIWSSTSPDFGVVGVLERFTQIRPKLIFSVNAVNYNGKVHSHMEKLEQVVKGLPDLEKVVIIPFVTGRAVDLTIVPHSITLEEFLQAGLEKGQVPKLVFEQLPFNHPLVIMYSSGTTGVPKCMVHSAGGTLMKHLSEHLFHGNMDRSDIMLYYTTAGWMMWNWMVTALAVGSAIVLYDGSPLVPHPNILWDIVDKLGVTILGTGAKWLAVLEDKGVKPKGTHSLASLKAILSTGSPLKTQSFDYVYRDIKSNVLLGSISGGTDIIACFMGQNWTVPVYRGEIQCLLLGCDMQSWHETGKPVWNQDGELVCLTPFPSMPVYFWNDDDGTKYKKAYFNKFPNIWAHGDYCLINSETGGVLMLGRSDGTLNPNGVRFGSAEIYHVVESFKEIQDSVCVGQKSKDGSDERVVLFLKMAPGSEFGSTVVESIKNHIRTYLSARHVPAVILPIADIPYTISGKKVEVAIKQALSGQEVLQRGALANPDCLDLYYNIPELQGY, encoded by the exons ATGATTacttctgaaagtgaaaattcTTTGACCAACTCCAAAGATCATGACAGCACAAGGAAGCCTCAACAGATGTGGGCACCCAAAAATGACAAGATCACACAAATGGACAAACTTAGAGAGCTCATAAATCAAAAGTATGGAGTTCAATTCA ATTCATACAGAGATCTTCACCGCTGGTCATGTGATAATTACCCAGAGTTCTGGGGAGAAGTGTGGGCATATGCAGATATAATTCATTCCAAACCTTACGATGAG GTTATAGacaaaaagttaaatatatCAGCAATACCAGAATGGTTTAAAGGGAGTCGACTTAATTTTGCAGAGAATTTGCTTCGCTATGATGATGACAAAGTGGCCATTTATGCTACAG GTGAAGGACAAAACGAGATCAAGCAGAAAACTTTTAGAGAGCTGCGTCAGTCTGTTGCTCAGTTTGCATCTGCCATGAAGAAATATGGAGTGGAAAAGGGTGACAGAGTTGTTG GCTACATCCCTAACTGTATGGAGGCTGTAGAGTGTATGCTGGCTGCATCCAGTATTGGAGCCATATGGAGCTCAACGTCACCTGATTTTGGTGTTGTG ggTGTTTTAGAAAGATTCACCCAGATCAGACCAAAGTTAATATTTAGTGTGAATGCAGTCAATTACAATGGCAAAGTTCACAGTCATATGGAAAAATTGGAGCAAGTTGTAAAAG GACTGCCTGACCTAGAAAAAGTTGTTATTATTCCATTTGTCACTGGCAGAGCAGTAGATCTGACAATAGTACCACACAG CATTACACTAGAGGAATTTCTTCAAGCTGGACTTGAAAAGGGTCAAGTTCCTAAACTGGTGTTTGAACAACTTCCATTCAACCATCCTCTAGTCATTATGTATTCTTCAGGGACAACTGGTGTTCCAAAATGTATGGTTCATTCAGCAGGG GGAACTCTAATGAAACACCTCTCAGAACATCTGTTTCATGGCAACATGGACAGGAGTGATATTATGCTGTACTACACTACA GCTGGCTGGATGATGTGGAACTGGATGGTTACCGCCCTTGCAGTTGGCTCTGCGATAGTTTTGtatgatggttctccacttgtTCCACACCCTAACATATTATGGGATATAGTAGACAAGTTGGG gGTGACAATACTTGGAACTGGAGCTAAATGGCTGGCAGTCCTAGAAGACAAAGGTGTTAAACCCA AGGGAACACATAGTTTGGCATCACTGAAAGCTATTCTCTCCACTGGATCCCCCTTGAAGACTCAGAGCTTTGACTATGTTTATAGAGACATTAAATCTAATGTTTTACTGGGCTCAATATCAG GAGGTACAGACATTATTGCTTGTTTCATGGGCCAGAATTGGACAGTACCAGTTTACAGAGGGGAGATCCAGTGTCTGCTTCTGGGATGTGACATGCAGAGTTGGCATGAAACAG gaaaaccTGTTTGGAATCAAGATGGTGAACTGGTCTGTTTAACTCCCTTCCCCTCTATGCCCGTCTATTTCtggaatgatgatgatggaactaaatacaaaaaagcttattttaataaatttccaA ataTCTGGGCTCATGGAGATTATTGTCTGATCAACTCTGAAACAGGAGGTGTCCTTATGTTGGGCAGGAG TGATGGTACACTCAACCCTAATGGTGTCAGGTTTGGCAGTGCTGAGATCTATCATGTTG TGGAGAGTTTCAAAGAGATCCAAGACAGTGTCTGTGTGGGACAAAAGAGTAAAGATGGCTCAGATGAAAGAGTGGTCCTGTTCCTCAAGATGGCTCCTGGCAGTGAGTTTGGCTCCACAGTTGTGGAAAGCATCAAAAACCACATCAGAACATATTTGTCTGCTAGACATGTTCCAGCTGTCATTCTGCCGATAGCTGATATTCCA TACACTATCAGTGGGAAGAAGGTGGAGGTGGCTATCAAGCAAGCTTTGTCAGGCCAGGAGGTGTTACAGAGAGGTGCCCTGGCTAACCCAGACTGCTTAGACCTGTACTACAACATCCCAGAACTTCAAGGCTATTga